In Euphorbia lathyris chromosome 10, ddEupLath1.1, whole genome shotgun sequence, a single genomic region encodes these proteins:
- the LOC136209473 gene encoding uncharacterized protein gives MSRPMEEDGPTKNEEEEFNTGPLSVLMMSVKNNTQVLINCRNNKKLLGRVRAFDRHCNMVLENVREMWTEIPKTGKGKKKAVPVNKDRFISKMFLRGDSVIIVLRNPK, from the exons ATGAG CCGGCCTATGGAAGAAGAT GGTCCTACTAAGAATGAGGAGGAGGAATTCAATACTGGACCTCTTTCAGTACTTATGATGAGTGTAAAAAATAACACCCAG GTGCTTATTAATTGTCGAAACAACAAGAAACTTCTTGGTCGTGTTAGAGCATTTGACCGGCACTGCAACATGGTACTTGAGAATGTGAGGGAGATGTGGACAGAG atcCCAAAGACCGGAAAAGGCAAGAAAAAGGCTGTCCCAGTTAATAAGGACAGATTCATAAGTAAGATGTTTCTACGTGGTGATTCCGTGATAATTGTTCTAAGGAATCCCAAGTGA